From Sander lucioperca isolate FBNREF2018 chromosome 14, SLUC_FBN_1.2, whole genome shotgun sequence, the proteins below share one genomic window:
- the eif2s3 gene encoding eukaryotic translation initiation factor 2 subunit 3, with amino-acid sequence MAGDESGTTLGQPHLARQDLSSLDVSTLTPLSQEIISRQATINIGTIGHVAHGKSTVVKAISGVHTVRFKNELERNITIKLGYANAKVYKLDDPSCPRPECYRSCGSSTPDEFPTDIPNTKGHFKLVRHVSFVDCPGHDILMATMLNGAAVMDAALLLIAGNESCPQPQTSEHLAAIEIMKLKHILILQNKIDLVKESQAKEQYEQILAFVQGTVAEGAPIIPISAQLKYNIEVVCEYIVKMIPVPVRDFTSEPRLIVIRSFDVNKPGCEVDDLKGGVAGGSILKGVLKVGQEIEVRPGIVSKDHEGKLMCKPIFSKIVSLFAEHNDLQYAAPGGLIGVGTKIDPTLCRADRMVGQVLGAVGALPEIFTELEISYFLLRRLLGVRTEGDKKAAKVQKLSKNEVLMVNIGSLSTGGRVSAVKADLAKIVLTNPVCTEVGEKIALSRRVEKHWRLIGWGQIRRGVTITPTVDDD; translated from the exons ATGGCGGGTGACGAGTCTGGTACAACGCTTGGTCAGCCTCATCTGGCTAGACAAGACCTTAGTTCTCTG GATGTGTCTACTCTGACGCCTCTCTCTCAGGAGATCATCAGCAGACAGGCCACCATCAATATTG GCACCATCGGTCATGTGGCCCACGGCAAGTCCACAGTAGTGAAGGCCATTTCTGGTGTTCACACTGTCAGGTTCAAGAACGAGCTGGAGAGAAACATCACCATCAAGCTAGGATATGCTAACGCTAAG GTCTATAAGCTTGACGACCCCAGCTGTCCCAGGCCAGAGTGCTACAGGTCGTGTGGCAGCAGCACTCCTGATGAGTTTCCCACAGACATCCCCAACACCAAGGGCCACTTCAAACTGGTCAG ACACGTGTCATTCGTCGACTGTCCTGGTCACGACATTTTGATGGCAACTATGTTGAACGGAGCCGCCGTCATGGATGCAGCCCTCCTGCTTATTG CGGGTAATGAGTCGTGTCCTCAGCCCCAGACGTCGGAGCATCTGGCGGCCATAGAGATCATGAAGCTGAAGCACATCCTCATCCTGCAGAACAAGATCGACCTGGTGAAGGAGAGCCAGGCCAAAGAGCAGTACGAGCAGATCCTCGCCTTCGTACAGG GCACGGTGGCAGAGGGCGCTCCCATCATTCCTATCTCAGCTCAGCTGAAGTACAACATTGAGGTTGTCTGTGAGTACATCGTCAAAATGATCCCAGTGCCCGTCAGAGACTTCACCTCCGAGCCCAGACTCATCG TCATCAGATCTTTCGACGTGAACAAACCCGGCTGTGAAGTGGATGACTTGAAAGGAGGCGTGGCCGGAGGAAGTATCCTGAAAGGCGTGCTCAAG GTGGGTCAGGAGATCGAGGTGCGGCCGGGTATCGTGTCCAAAGACCACGAAGGAAAGCTGATGTGCAAACCCATCTTCTCCAAGATCGTCTCTTTGTTTGCCGAGCACAACGACCTGCAGTACGCTGCACCCGGAGGCCTCATCG gtgTGGGCACTAAGATCGACCCGACACTGTGCCGAGCGGATCGTATGGTCGGTCAGGTGCTGGGCGCCGTCGGAGCGCTGCCAGAGATCTTCACCGAGCTGGAGATCTCCTACTTCCTGCTCAGGAGGCTGCTGGGAGTCCGCACAGAGGGAGACAAGAAGGCTGCTAAG GTCCAGAAGCTGTCTAAGAACGAGGTTCTGATGGTGAACATCGGCTCTCTGTCGACAGGCGGCCGCGTCAGCGCCGTGAAGGCTGATCTGGCCAAGATCGTCCTCACCAACCCCGTCTGCACCGAGGTCGGAGAGAAGATCGCTCTGAGTCGACGTGTGGAGAAACATTGGCG